A genomic region of Leptospira mtsangambouensis contains the following coding sequences:
- a CDS encoding sensor histidine kinase, translating into MLTSAALLLQFSNQMKSKGLLILISIRTVIGWIGVIAAFLNLGKPPFWVACFVGFYFLSSSFFAKYKIRNKLVSELGNLSVISFLILDFLIILSGFYLTILSHPKELVATPIQNAIFFSIFFLYQLYIGFFLHRKFSAMMGLIVTLGYIGGIILATQNGAEFFTGYRLVPQTPNRIVLPLEILKVILLLSITICIIRLVTFLLDILENNNKSLVDELNKRETLLLKNDRLVTLGTLASNVAHEINNPLAGIKSMSDFLFEEELSFLTRKEPLWREKEKQLFWKYRTRTEKREDYDLIMNLFSFLPKADLIFLADRCIDIGVDYRSFEGLKKEDIKEWDFVYLWLKFKTMEKANLLVSNAISRTEKVISTFRQFSLPFLEKDKTKVPVGEGIRDILFLYHQYWETSRRLVTEIDDQIKIFVSEPAMKLVWSHLLFNAIQTTSSQSGEVKVRVSLIADSEVEVAITDNGPGIPDSLQNQIFQPFFTTKDQGEGIGLGLYVSKEIIKNQNGRIQFESLPGKTTFSVILPVAE; encoded by the coding sequence ATGCTGACATCGGCCGCTCTCCTTTTGCAATTTTCGAATCAGATGAAGTCCAAGGGACTTTTGATCCTGATTTCCATTCGGACGGTGATTGGCTGGATTGGAGTGATAGCGGCTTTTTTGAATTTGGGAAAACCTCCTTTTTGGGTTGCTTGTTTTGTTGGGTTTTACTTTTTATCTTCTTCTTTTTTTGCTAAGTATAAAATACGCAACAAACTGGTTTCTGAATTAGGAAACCTATCAGTCATTAGTTTTTTGATCTTAGATTTTCTAATCATTCTTTCTGGGTTTTATTTAACCATTTTGAGTCATCCGAAAGAACTGGTTGCCACTCCCATCCAAAACGCAATTTTTTTCTCCATTTTCTTTTTATACCAACTCTACATTGGGTTTTTTCTACATCGAAAATTTTCTGCCATGATGGGACTGATTGTAACTCTTGGTTATATCGGTGGAATCATTTTAGCAACTCAAAATGGCGCAGAATTTTTTACAGGATATCGGCTAGTTCCTCAAACACCGAATCGAATTGTTTTGCCACTAGAAATATTAAAAGTAATTTTACTTTTGAGTATTACCATCTGTATCATTCGTCTTGTAACTTTTTTATTAGATATATTAGAAAATAATAATAAATCGTTGGTTGATGAATTAAACAAAAGAGAAACTTTGTTATTAAAAAATGATCGTTTGGTAACACTTGGGACTCTTGCTTCCAATGTGGCACATGAAATCAACAATCCTCTTGCAGGGATTAAATCGATGAGCGATTTTTTGTTTGAAGAGGAATTGTCTTTTTTGACAAGGAAGGAACCACTTTGGCGTGAAAAAGAAAAACAATTGTTTTGGAAATACCGAACAAGAACTGAAAAAAGAGAAGATTATGATTTGATCATGAATTTATTTTCTTTTTTACCAAAAGCAGATCTCATTTTTTTAGCAGATCGGTGCATCGACATCGGAGTTGACTATAGAAGTTTTGAAGGACTAAAAAAAGAAGACATTAAAGAATGGGACTTCGTATATTTATGGCTTAAATTTAAAACCATGGAAAAAGCGAATTTGTTGGTATCGAATGCCATCAGTAGAACTGAAAAAGTAATTTCTACCTTTCGTCAATTTTCTTTGCCATTTTTAGAAAAAGATAAAACCAAAGTTCCTGTGGGAGAAGGAATTCGAGACATCTTATTTTTATACCATCAATATTGGGAAACGAGTCGTCGTTTGGTAACAGAGATTGATGATCAGATAAAGATATTTGTGAGTGAACCCGCTATGAAACTCGTATGGTCCCATTTGTTATTCAATGCCATCCAAACAACAAGTTCCCAATCGGGAGAAGTCAAAGTAAGAGTCAGTTTGATAGCAGATTCGGAAGTAGAAGTTGCCATTACCGACAATGGTCCGGGAATTCCGGATTCTCTCCAAAACCAAATTTTCCAACCATTCTTTACAACAAAAGACCAGGGAGAGGGGATTGGACTTGGACTTTATGTTTCCAAAGAAATCATTAAAAATCAAAACGGAAGGATCCAATTTGAATCTCTACCTGGGAAAACAACTTTCTCTGTGATTTTACCAGTTGCAGAATGA
- a CDS encoding Tll0287-like domain-containing protein, whose protein sequence is MITIKSLNLQIATLVGTFVFGFSCQTKTIDYENIAIAITNEAKTNLVQKLTTAIAEGGTKQAIPFCKMNAIGFTNQLGKKHGVELRRITNKPRNPSNAFKSEEKDIFLEIEKLKTTEGVFPKKTVTSDAFVTVYIPIPVGGLCIQCHGEPIQDIKKETLAVLEKEYPGDLAKGYRLGDLRGLFSVKFPK, encoded by the coding sequence ATGATTACAATAAAATCTTTAAATCTTCAGATTGCCACTTTGGTGGGAACTTTCGTTTTTGGTTTTAGTTGTCAAACGAAGACAATCGATTATGAAAACATAGCCATTGCCATTACGAATGAAGCCAAAACCAACTTGGTCCAAAAACTCACAACTGCGATTGCGGAAGGAGGGACAAAACAAGCTATCCCGTTTTGTAAAATGAATGCCATCGGATTTACAAACCAATTAGGCAAAAAACATGGAGTTGAGTTACGAAGGATCACAAACAAACCTAGAAATCCTTCCAATGCATTCAAATCAGAAGAAAAAGATATATTTTTAGAAATAGAAAAATTAAAAACAACGGAAGGTGTATTTCCAAAGAAAACCGTCACGTCGGATGCTTTTGTGACTGTGTACATCCCCATTCCTGTCGGAGGCCTCTGCATTCAATGCCATGGGGAACCAATCCAAGACATCAAAAAAGAGACCTTAGCCGTTTTGGAAAAAGAATACCCCGGTGATCTTGCAAAAGGATATCGACTGGGAGATTTGAGAGGACTTTTTTCTGTGAAATTTCCTAAGTAA
- a CDS encoding PAS domain S-box protein: MNPITFIANKQELCELVLEFGLHGFLVWDSVTGIVYPSPVASKSMGMLEGQSFPAECILTHSGFRLDTVFGKKESVLGRICFDPNNSAGFPFRIYPKEFIESGKKYILLVLDTTLEGANNPNPYILQSAELSRDLFSSSFQNSSIGMKIENPHGELIEVNPIFCQWLGYPAEELKTKSISDITHPEDLELELSYLEKLNRGSIQSFQIKKRYITKDKRLIWAVLNKSIIRDHLGNPVYYLSQILDISESLQAETDLQNVSRLLDQVAGLAKIGGWDLDLRTNKASWTNVTKKIHEVPDDYNPSVEGGIQFFQSEESNRKISEAVSSLLAEGKEYDLELEMVTAKGNHTWIRTIGRAEYENGKIIKIYGIIQDINERKKWEMALAAQTAILWSFVEHAPAAVAMLDQEMRYVALSQRWIEDYKIPLTKEEIIGKSHYEIFPNIGQEWKDIHSRGLRGEILKRDEDVWRPPGWGKDQVIQWEIRPWKQLGGGIGGILMFTRDITEAYETKLELKAAKEFAEKAYSAKSEFLANMSHEIRTPLNGIIGYSDLLAETLENSSYNEYAQIVKQSANALLNIVNDILDFSKAEAGKLQLAEEPNNLKKMVLEAIKIVNIQAMMKGLDIQFHIDDKIPQVLMFDSNRLRQVILNLLGNAIKFTETGFVECNVKIVEESNSDLVKLRISVKDTGIGIAEDSQEKIFDSFTQEDFSTTRKFGGTGLGLAICKQLLTLMQSDLKLKSKLNQGSEFYFDITLRIPQFDPQLSALEIESKELKLGQGTQSSVSGTNKILVVEDNPVNLGLMKNFIKRILPEVKILEAQNGEEAVRVFQEETPSLILMDIQMPVMNGYDATKEIRKLPKGKTLPIIAVTAGIIAGEKDKCLEVGMNDYISKPVQKENLKRIVMKWLHR; encoded by the coding sequence ATGAACCCAATTACCTTTATTGCCAATAAGCAAGAGTTATGTGAGCTTGTTTTAGAATTTGGTTTGCATGGATTTTTGGTATGGGACAGTGTTACGGGAATTGTTTATCCAAGTCCTGTGGCTTCCAAGTCAATGGGAATGTTGGAAGGCCAGTCGTTTCCTGCCGAATGCATTCTGACTCATTCAGGATTTCGTTTGGACACTGTCTTTGGGAAAAAGGAATCGGTCCTTGGTCGTATTTGTTTTGATCCTAATAATAGTGCTGGTTTTCCTTTCCGAATTTATCCCAAGGAATTTATTGAATCAGGGAAAAAATACATCCTTCTTGTATTGGATACAACCTTAGAAGGGGCAAATAATCCGAATCCATATATTTTACAATCAGCTGAATTATCACGAGATTTGTTTTCCTCTTCCTTTCAAAACTCAAGCATTGGAATGAAAATTGAAAATCCCCATGGTGAACTCATTGAGGTGAATCCAATCTTTTGTCAATGGCTAGGTTATCCTGCAGAAGAACTAAAAACAAAGTCAATTTCGGACATTACACACCCTGAAGATTTAGAATTAGAACTTTCTTATTTAGAGAAACTCAATCGCGGATCGATTCAAAGTTTTCAAATTAAAAAACGATATATCACCAAAGACAAACGATTGATTTGGGCCGTCTTAAATAAATCCATCATTCGGGATCATTTAGGAAACCCAGTTTACTATCTTTCTCAAATCTTAGATATCTCTGAGTCCTTACAGGCCGAAACAGATTTGCAGAATGTATCTCGGTTACTCGATCAAGTGGCTGGCCTTGCAAAAATTGGTGGCTGGGATTTGGATTTAAGAACCAACAAAGCGAGTTGGACTAACGTTACTAAAAAAATTCATGAAGTACCAGATGATTACAATCCTAGTGTAGAAGGTGGAATTCAATTTTTCCAGTCCGAAGAAAGTAATCGAAAAATTTCGGAAGCCGTCTCTTCTCTTTTAGCAGAAGGAAAAGAATATGATTTAGAACTAGAGATGGTGACCGCCAAAGGGAACCATACTTGGATTCGAACCATTGGACGTGCTGAATACGAGAATGGGAAAATCATCAAAATTTACGGAATCATCCAAGACATTAATGAAAGAAAAAAATGGGAAATGGCTCTTGCGGCCCAAACTGCAATTTTATGGTCTTTTGTGGAACATGCACCTGCTGCCGTTGCCATGTTAGACCAAGAAATGCGTTATGTGGCTCTTAGCCAAAGGTGGATAGAGGATTATAAAATCCCACTGACCAAGGAAGAAATTATTGGAAAAAGCCATTATGAAATTTTTCCAAATATTGGCCAGGAATGGAAAGACATCCATTCACGTGGTCTACGTGGTGAAATTTTAAAACGCGATGAAGATGTTTGGAGGCCACCAGGTTGGGGAAAAGACCAGGTGATCCAATGGGAGATTCGGCCCTGGAAACAATTAGGTGGTGGCATCGGTGGGATTTTGATGTTCACTCGAGATATCACAGAAGCTTACGAAACCAAACTAGAGTTAAAGGCCGCTAAAGAGTTTGCTGAAAAAGCTTATAGTGCCAAATCCGAATTTTTGGCAAACATGAGTCATGAAATTAGAACCCCTCTCAATGGGATTATTGGTTATTCTGATTTACTTGCGGAAACTTTGGAAAATTCATCTTATAATGAATATGCCCAAATAGTTAAACAGTCCGCAAATGCTTTGCTTAATATTGTAAATGATATTTTGGATTTTTCAAAAGCAGAAGCGGGGAAGTTACAACTGGCGGAAGAACCAAATAACTTAAAGAAAATGGTCTTGGAAGCAATCAAAATTGTAAATATCCAAGCCATGATGAAAGGTTTAGACATTCAGTTTCATATAGATGATAAAATTCCCCAAGTATTGATGTTTGATTCCAATCGTTTGCGACAAGTGATTTTGAACTTACTTGGCAATGCGATTAAGTTTACCGAAACCGGTTTTGTTGAATGTAATGTTAAAATAGTGGAAGAATCGAACTCCGATTTGGTGAAACTAAGAATTTCAGTAAAAGATACTGGGATAGGAATTGCTGAAGATAGCCAAGAAAAAATTTTTGATTCCTTTACTCAGGAAGATTTTTCTACAACACGAAAGTTTGGTGGAACAGGGCTTGGGCTCGCAATCTGCAAACAATTGTTAACTCTTATGCAGTCGGACCTAAAATTAAAAAGCAAACTCAACCAAGGAAGTGAATTTTATTTTGATATCACTCTCAGAATTCCACAATTTGATCCACAGCTAAGTGCACTCGAAATAGAATCGAAAGAGTTGAAACTGGGACAGGGAACTCAGTCTTCGGTTTCAGGGACTAACAAGATTCTTGTTGTGGAAGACAATCCAGTCAACCTTGGTTTGATGAAAAACTTTATCAAACGAATCCTCCCCGAAGTAAAAATTTTGGAAGCGCAAAATGGGGAAGAAGCAGTCCGAGTGTTTCAAGAAGAAACACCTTCACTCATTCTAATGGACATCCAAATGCCGGTGATGAATGGATACGATGCAACAAAAGAAATCAGAAAACTCCCCAAGGGAAAAACTTTACCGATCATTGCTGTGACAGCAGGGATCATTGCAGGTGAAAAAGACAAATGCCTTGAGGTTGGGATGAATGACTATATCAGTAAACCAGTCCAAAAGGAAAATTTGAAACGTATTGTAATGAAGTGGTTACACCGTTAA